The following coding sequences are from one Bradyrhizobium sp. WSM471 window:
- a CDS encoding RidA family protein has protein sequence MTTPKGPHLAALPTAAEDETRARAQVLQPSGWPVPKGYANGMAAEGRIVVTGGVIGWDAEERLAEGFVAQVRQTLGNIAAILAEGGAQPEHLVRLTWYVVDMDEYLANLKELGKVYRAIFGTHYPAMALVQVARLVEKAARVEIEATAVIPR, from the coding sequence GTGACGACGCCGAAAGGCCCGCACCTCGCGGCGCTGCCGACAGCAGCCGAGGACGAAACCCGCGCCAGGGCGCAGGTGCTCCAGCCGTCCGGTTGGCCGGTGCCGAAAGGCTATGCCAACGGCATGGCCGCCGAGGGACGCATCGTCGTCACCGGCGGCGTCATCGGCTGGGATGCGGAGGAGCGTCTCGCGGAGGGTTTTGTCGCGCAAGTGCGCCAAACCCTAGGCAATATCGCCGCGATCCTCGCAGAGGGCGGCGCGCAGCCCGAGCATTTGGTGCGCCTGACTTGGTACGTCGTCGACATGGACGAGTACCTGGCGAACCTGAAAGAGCTCGGCAAGGTCTACCGCGCCATCTTCGGCACCCACTATCCAGCGATGGCGCTGGTTCAGGTCGCCCGCCTCGTCGAGAAGGCGGCGCGCGTCGAAATCGAAGCCACCGCCGTCATTCCGCGCTGA
- a CDS encoding benzoate-CoA ligase family protein: MANAAKVQVSGSRDDDAATAHVDAFARQHLPPRELWPEFIFTRPELQYPPRLNCVSYFLDRWVEQGHGDAPCVISPAVSYTYRELQTLVNRIANVLVGKLGLVTGGRVLLRSANNPMMVATYLAVIKAGGIVVATMPLLRAKELSYPIQKAEITLALCDGKLAEEMEKAKAAGPGLKRVVYWGNGAGDSLEALMGDASPEFKAVDTASDDVCLIAFTSGTTGDPKGTMHFHRDMLAVCDGYARNILRAEQKDRFVGSAPLAFTFGFGGVLFPMHIGASFVVLEKTAPDDILNAIEQYKTTVCFTAPTAYRAMIGKLPGRDISSLRKCVSAGETLPKPTFDAWLKATGIKLMDGIGSTELLHIFISATEDEIRPGATGKPVPGYEAKIVDESGNDLPPGTMGRLAVRGPTGCRYLADERQRKYVQNGWNITGDTYLMDSEGYFWYQSRSDDMIVSAGYNIAGTDVEAALLTHPSVVECGVVGAPDEARGMIVKAYVIAAPGVMPDAELVTALQEHVKREIAPYKYPRAIEFVTQLPKTETGKLKRFALRQLVQTAVTSSGVAAE; this comes from the coding sequence ATGGCCAACGCCGCCAAGGTTCAAGTCTCGGGCTCGCGTGACGACGACGCCGCGACTGCCCATGTCGATGCGTTCGCGCGGCAGCATCTTCCGCCACGCGAGCTCTGGCCGGAATTCATCTTCACGCGACCGGAACTGCAATATCCGCCTCGCCTCAACTGCGTCAGCTATTTCCTCGACCGCTGGGTCGAGCAGGGACATGGCGACGCTCCCTGCGTGATCAGCCCCGCCGTCAGCTACACCTATCGTGAGCTGCAAACGCTCGTGAACCGCATCGCCAATGTGCTGGTCGGCAAGCTAGGTCTCGTCACCGGCGGGCGCGTGCTGCTTCGCTCGGCCAACAATCCGATGATGGTCGCGACCTATCTGGCGGTAATCAAGGCCGGAGGCATCGTCGTAGCGACCATGCCGCTGTTGCGTGCGAAGGAGCTGTCTTATCCGATCCAGAAGGCGGAGATCACGCTCGCGCTCTGCGATGGCAAGCTCGCCGAGGAAATGGAGAAGGCGAAAGCCGCAGGCCCCGGCCTCAAGCGCGTGGTCTACTGGGGCAACGGCGCCGGTGACTCGCTCGAGGCGCTGATGGGGGATGCAAGTCCCGAGTTCAAAGCTGTCGATACCGCCTCCGACGACGTCTGCCTGATCGCGTTCACGTCGGGCACGACCGGCGATCCCAAGGGCACCATGCATTTCCACCGTGACATGCTGGCGGTGTGCGATGGCTATGCGCGCAACATCCTGCGCGCGGAGCAGAAGGATCGCTTCGTCGGCTCGGCACCGCTCGCCTTCACGTTTGGCTTCGGCGGTGTGCTGTTTCCGATGCACATCGGCGCCTCCTTCGTCGTTCTGGAGAAGACGGCGCCCGACGACATTCTGAATGCGATCGAGCAGTACAAGACGACGGTCTGTTTCACCGCGCCGACCGCGTACCGGGCGATGATTGGCAAGCTTCCGGGCCGCGATATTTCCTCGCTTCGCAAATGCGTGTCCGCCGGCGAGACGCTGCCCAAGCCGACATTCGATGCTTGGCTGAAGGCGACCGGCATCAAGCTGATGGACGGCATCGGCTCGACCGAGCTGCTGCACATCTTCATCAGCGCGACCGAGGACGAAATCCGCCCCGGTGCGACGGGCAAGCCGGTGCCAGGATATGAGGCGAAGATCGTCGATGAGTCCGGCAATGATTTGCCGCCGGGCACGATGGGACGGCTCGCCGTCCGCGGGCCGACCGGATGCCGTTATCTCGCCGACGAGCGGCAGCGCAAATACGTCCAGAACGGCTGGAACATTACCGGCGACACCTATCTGATGGATAGCGAGGGCTATTTCTGGTACCAGTCACGCTCGGACGACATGATCGTGTCGGCGGGCTACAACATCGCAGGCACGGACGTCGAGGCGGCGCTGCTCACGCACCCATCCGTCGTCGAGTGCGGGGTCGTCGGCGCGCCGGACGAGGCGCGCGGCATGATTGTGAAGGCCTATGTCATTGCCGCACCGGGCGTAATGCCGGACGCCGAGCTCGTGACTGCGTTGCAGGAGCATGTCAAACGCGAGATCGCGCCATACAAATATCCGCGCGCGATCGAGTTCGTGACGCAACTCCCGAAGACCGAGACCGGCAAACTAAAGCGCTTTGCCCTGCGGCAACTGGTGCAGACCGCGGTGACGTCCTCCGGCGTCGCGGCGGAATGA
- a CDS encoding MarR family winged helix-turn-helix transcriptional regulator, which translates to MPAESDCINMLDSETKAVETPEDHAEELRLWLRLLTCTTLIEGEVRGRLRYRFDVTLPRFDLMAQLDKAPDGMTLSDVSKRMMVSNGNVTGLVERLVESGHLDRRTSETDRRVQVIRLTKLGRAEFRRMAAEHETWIADLFGDLTPKDVRELMRLLAKTKASAQKSAARRRA; encoded by the coding sequence ATGCCGGCCGAGAGTGACTGCATCAACATGCTCGATTCCGAGACCAAGGCCGTCGAAACGCCGGAGGATCACGCCGAAGAGCTTCGGCTGTGGCTGCGCCTCTTGACCTGCACGACCCTGATCGAGGGCGAGGTCCGTGGCCGGCTGCGGTACCGCTTCGACGTCACATTGCCTCGCTTCGATCTGATGGCGCAGCTCGACAAGGCGCCGGACGGCATGACGCTGTCCGACGTCTCCAAGCGCATGATGGTGTCGAACGGCAACGTCACTGGCCTCGTCGAGCGCCTCGTGGAATCCGGTCATCTCGACCGCCGCACGTCGGAGACGGACCGCCGCGTCCAGGTGATCCGGCTGACCAAACTCGGTCGGGCCGAGTTTCGCAGAATGGCCGCGGAACACGAGACCTGGATCGCCGATCTCTTCGGCGATCTGACGCCGAAGGATGTGCGCGAGCTGATGCGCCTGCTCGCCAAGACCAAGGCGTCGGCGCAGAAATCGGCCGCTCGCCGCCGGGCCTAG